One genomic region from Nocardia vinacea encodes:
- a CDS encoding integrase yields the protein MLDGLTTVLEGRFVGDIVPFSEVRARPHRHVSRPRLAEVLTDLGLLEDDSTPAIRSWIERATSELPHGFGDPARQWLLVLLDGDARARPRSQATLYAYFKSVRPLLTQWGHTYGHLREVTKSDVYQAVRAMTGSRRNNNVTALRSLFRFAKHRGLIFTNPRTGMKTPHPELPLTPMTGDEIRTIEQLAARPSDRLALALAAEHAARANTIRHLMLDDVDLPNRRITVAGHRQRLGDLTYRAMRVWLDHRRATWPNSPNQHVLISKRTSLGTGPVSHEFVRFTLGTNGFSIDRIRADRILHEALTGGPDPLRLSMVFNISHETALRYTTVAEQLLADELEQPDLGNR from the coding sequence GTGCTCGACGGTCTGACCACAGTGCTCGAGGGCCGGTTCGTCGGGGACATAGTGCCGTTCAGCGAGGTCCGAGCCCGCCCACATCGCCACGTGTCCCGGCCTCGGCTAGCCGAAGTGCTCACCGATCTCGGATTGCTCGAAGACGACTCGACACCCGCGATCAGGTCATGGATCGAGCGAGCCACTAGCGAGCTGCCGCACGGTTTCGGCGATCCCGCCCGACAATGGCTACTGGTCCTGCTGGACGGCGACGCCCGCGCCCGGCCCCGATCACAGGCAACCCTCTACGCCTACTTCAAATCGGTGCGACCATTGCTCACGCAGTGGGGGCACACCTACGGACATCTGCGCGAGGTCACCAAATCCGATGTCTACCAAGCGGTCCGGGCGATGACTGGAAGTCGGCGCAACAACAACGTGACAGCACTACGGTCGCTATTCCGGTTCGCCAAACACCGGGGCCTGATCTTCACCAACCCCAGGACCGGGATGAAGACGCCGCATCCCGAACTCCCGCTGACACCCATGACCGGTGACGAGATCCGCACCATCGAGCAGCTGGCGGCGCGGCCGTCCGACAGGCTCGCTCTTGCCCTCGCCGCCGAGCACGCCGCCCGCGCCAACACCATCCGCCATCTGATGCTCGATGACGTCGACCTCCCCAATCGCCGCATCACCGTGGCCGGCCACCGCCAGCGCCTCGGCGATTTGACCTATCGCGCAATGCGCGTATGGCTCGACCATCGCCGCGCAACCTGGCCCAACAGCCCGAATCAGCACGTCCTCATCAGCAAACGCACCTCACTCGGCACCGGACCGGTCTCCCACGAATTCGTACGATTTACCTTGGGCACCAACGGTTTCAGCATCGACCGGATCCGCGCCGACCGCATCCTCCACGAGGCGCTCACCGGCGGCCCGGACCCGCTGCGCCTGTCGATGGTGTTCAATATCAGCCACGAAACCGCGCTGCGCTACACCACCGTCGCCGAGCAGCTGCTCGCCGACGAGCTTGAGCAGCCAGACCTCGGGAACCGTTAG
- a CDS encoding ester cyclase gives MTDRFAVPSAEVLRAREKLVLDHFHDEVRQDWDDVLATFPHPHYEIIPTLTVHDGDAEVRDYYHDTRVAFPDQDHEIIALRHSADAVIVEFWLLGTHLGPLGGIPATGSRHRTRMTAYFVFDDNENLIVERIYFDTLSMLKQLVSGVNLRYPRKWPLVLRALRGLLAMSSNPNRLLVDTAPADLSA, from the coding sequence ATGACCGACCGCTTTGCCGTGCCATCCGCCGAGGTGCTGCGCGCCCGCGAGAAACTCGTCCTCGATCACTTCCACGACGAGGTGCGCCAGGACTGGGACGACGTGCTGGCCACGTTCCCGCATCCGCATTACGAGATCATTCCCACGCTCACCGTCCATGACGGTGACGCCGAGGTCCGCGACTACTACCACGACACCCGCGTCGCGTTTCCCGATCAGGACCACGAGATCATCGCGCTGCGGCACAGCGCCGACGCGGTCATTGTCGAATTCTGGCTACTCGGAACACATTTGGGGCCGCTCGGCGGCATTCCGGCCACCGGTTCCCGGCATCGCACCCGGATGACGGCGTACTTCGTATTCGACGACAACGAGAACCTGATCGTCGAGCGGATCTACTTCGACACGCTGTCGATGCTCAAACAGCTCGTCAGCGGCGTGAACCTGCGCTACCCGCGTAAGTGGCCGCTGGTCTTGCGCGCACTGCGCGGATTGCTCGCTATGTCGAGCAATCCGAATCGGCTGCTCGTCGACACCGCACCTGCCGACCTCTCGGCCTGA
- a CDS encoding MBL fold metallo-hydrolase has product MKVHHLNCGTMRPPATPGGLVCHVLLVETNRGLVLIDSGLGLRDAVAPGERFGPARFYVRPTFDPNEAAINQIRQLGYDPAEVRHIVLTHFDADHTGGLADFPWARVHLTGAEAFAAQHPRTLIERERYRPAQRAHRPVLVEHEPSAGESWRGFPGAEELTDIAAGIVLINLPGHSRGHAAVAVDAGDRWILHVGDSFYHHGQLDGTDTAPKAITAMERVIAHDWKQVQANHQRLAQLWAMAEPDLLLVNAHDPHLLDRATGRA; this is encoded by the coding sequence ATGAAAGTCCACCACCTCAACTGCGGCACGATGCGGCCACCCGCCACACCCGGCGGATTGGTCTGCCACGTCCTGCTCGTCGAGACCAATCGTGGTCTGGTCCTGATCGATTCGGGCCTGGGCCTACGCGATGCCGTAGCGCCTGGCGAGCGCTTCGGCCCCGCCCGCTTCTACGTCCGGCCCACCTTCGACCCGAACGAAGCCGCGATCAACCAGATCCGGCAACTCGGATACGATCCGGCCGAGGTCCGGCATATCGTGCTCACCCACTTCGATGCCGACCACACCGGTGGTCTCGCCGACTTCCCTTGGGCTCGAGTGCATCTCACGGGTGCCGAAGCCTTCGCCGCCCAGCATCCACGGACCTTGATCGAACGAGAGCGCTATCGCCCGGCGCAGCGCGCCCACCGCCCGGTGCTCGTCGAGCACGAGCCGTCGGCGGGTGAGTCGTGGCGCGGGTTTCCGGGAGCCGAAGAACTCACCGATATCGCGGCCGGGATCGTGCTGATCAACCTGCCCGGCCACAGCCGTGGTCACGCCGCCGTCGCCGTCGATGCCGGTGACCGTTGGATCCTGCATGTCGGGGATTCCTTCTATCACCACGGCCAACTCGACGGCACCGATACCGCACCCAAAGCGATCACCGCGATGGAACGCGTCATCGCCCACGATTGGAAGCAGGTCCAGGCCAATCACCAACGGCTGGCCCAGTTGTGGGCGATGGCCGAGCCGGACCTTCTTCTCGTCAACGCACACGACCCGCATCTGCTCGACCGTGCCACCGGGCGCGCGTGA
- a CDS encoding glycoside hydrolase family 43 protein — protein sequence MLLSRRSLLALTAALPAAGHAAATQRPRSVPRYTMTAFTNDSETDLYVYESDDAITFRQLCGPAYRPPTGLLRDPSVFRNIDGYYYLTYTTGWEGRTIGFAYSADRMNWSHLYDITMPLPGVTSTWAPEWFIDTDRSINVIVSLSDGYRFTPHLITAESRLRSWSVPRPMIGLAQPDNTSYGYIDTTVVRADRRYYAFTKNESTKYIELAVADHLLGPYTFVATDDWAGWGTPIEGQCVIALPDGGWRIYFDAYTDHQYFYSDCYDDLRTWTTPLELPEISGTVRHFTVFPEFIEQPDS from the coding sequence ATGCTGCTCAGCCGAAGATCGTTGCTGGCGTTGACTGCCGCGCTGCCCGCCGCCGGGCACGCGGCAGCGACACAGCGACCACGTTCGGTGCCGCGGTACACCATGACCGCATTCACCAATGACAGCGAAACCGATCTGTATGTCTACGAATCCGACGATGCGATCACCTTCCGGCAGCTGTGCGGGCCCGCCTACCGTCCGCCGACGGGCCTGCTGCGCGACCCCAGCGTCTTTCGCAATATCGATGGCTACTACTACCTGACCTACACCACCGGCTGGGAAGGGCGAACCATCGGTTTCGCCTACAGCGCGGACCGGATGAACTGGAGTCATCTCTACGACATCACGATGCCGCTACCCGGCGTGACATCGACCTGGGCGCCGGAATGGTTCATCGACACGGACCGAAGCATCAACGTCATCGTGTCGCTCTCGGACGGCTATCGGTTCACACCGCACCTGATCACCGCCGAGTCGAGATTGCGCTCATGGAGCGTGCCGAGGCCGATGATCGGGCTGGCCCAGCCCGACAACACCTCCTACGGCTATATCGACACCACCGTGGTCCGCGCCGACCGGCGCTACTACGCGTTCACCAAGAACGAATCCACCAAATACATCGAACTCGCGGTCGCCGACCACCTGCTCGGCCCGTACACCTTTGTGGCGACCGACGATTGGGCCGGTTGGGGCACTCCCATCGAAGGACAGTGCGTCATCGCGCTGCCCGACGGCGGCTGGCGCATCTATTTCGACGCCTACACCGACCACCAATACTTCTACAGCGACTGCTACGACGACTTACGAACGTGGACAACTCCTCTCGAACTTCCTGAGATATCAGGTACGGTCCGCCATTTCACGGTCTTCCCGGAGTTCATCGAACAGCCCGATAGTTGA
- a CDS encoding MerR family transcriptional regulator, with product MGRAADMLGTTQAFLRSLDEAKLITPQRSSGGHRRYSRYQLRLAARARELLDSGTPLDAACRIIILEDQLAEALELNAEHGRQD from the coding sequence ATGGGCCGGGCCGCGGACATGCTGGGCACCACCCAGGCGTTCCTGCGCAGCCTCGACGAGGCGAAACTGATCACCCCGCAACGCTCCTCGGGCGGGCACCGCCGCTACTCCCGCTACCAGCTGCGCCTGGCCGCCCGCGCCCGTGAACTCCTCGACTCCGGCACACCCCTGGACGCGGCGTGCCGAATCATCATCCTCGAAGACCAACTGGCCGAAGCACTCGAGCTCAACGCCGAACACGGCCGACAGGACTGA
- a CDS encoding cold-shock protein: MSQGSVKWFNGEKGFGFIAQDEGGPDVFVHYSEISGSGYKSLDEGQRVEFEVGQGQKGPQAQSVRAI, translated from the coding sequence ATGTCGCAAGGCAGTGTGAAGTGGTTTAACGGCGAAAAGGGCTTCGGGTTCATCGCCCAAGACGAGGGCGGTCCCGACGTTTTCGTCCACTACTCCGAGATTTCCGGCTCCGGCTACAAGTCCCTCGACGAGGGTCAGCGTGTCGAGTTCGAGGTCGGCCAGGGCCAGAAGGGCCCGCAGGCCCAGAGCGTCCGCGCCATCTAG
- a CDS encoding protein kinase domain-containing protein → MDELDEAATQRDLPTGIAAELAAAGFGDATEIGRGGFGVVYCCYEYALERYVAVKLLRSEVSGSEREQFLREQRALGRLFGHPDILQVLQVDITATGRPYIVMPFYACGSLETVLRDSGPLRWSEVLSIGVKMAAALAAAHAIGIVHRDVKPGNILLTDYGEPQLADFGIAQFGDGTTSSLRIVQGTPAFTAPEVLGGATPNPISDIYGLGATLHCLLAGQAAFARRTGEQLEVQLARIATAAAPTLRDQHIPAAVCAAIEAAMAAKPADRPKSAIEFGEMLRRVQHETGQAVDALALPPTVIESGSPTAVPVASHTPDVATPPPPPSTAMKFRPPAAPHTMIARTRLLTLLRDGGDRRLTLIHGPAGFGKTTLALQWATALAAEDVPVAWLTADPDDDNIAWFLSHLVEAIRRVAPELARELGTLLDERSSDTARYVLSALIDEIHSGGQAMVLVIDDWHRVHGETTCAALDYLLEHGCHHLRLVIASRTRACLPLSRMLVRDELVEIDVAELRFDPHETGAFLVDSGGLSLSTDDVNRLQETTEGWPAALQLASLSLRGHDHPAAFINQLTGRHRALADYLAENVLDSLEPPLLDFLLATAITERVCADLAVRLTDRSDSQELLEEIADRNLFLRRLDEEDQWFQYHHLFADYLRRRLVRRDPTRLTQLHRRAAEWCDDHEIVPAAVDHALAADDPDYAADLVERRAMDLIEGSRMATFLGLLTKLPQRLAESRPRLQICRAWANVGLQRSEQVRLALEQVDAALDAGAATGTEATKLRIEAETVAGAAQFVTDRFDGLPDLLARHLEDADTPFTAINAANLASVDALNRFDFTEARRWQQWAAPYHRRSKGPFGVMYGRCVAGLAALEELDIASAEEHFDAAITHTRRGRSQTYGSRMSGALLGSIRYEQDRLDEAEQLLDSSADLGRHGGAVWFLLASFGTGARIKAIRGDLAAAEQRLTEGAAIAENESLPRLAARMVNERIRLGLPVPPEARDALRQLPLYRKQDTMIHAGIAELEQDSAIRLLLADHLADEACNRADQMVREIETQHRPRAFVQAQLLRAGCLWTAGRRQNAKEAALPALMLCAEQGLVRTVVDAAPHISEILTELEHDDAPRIVLELLQAAANSSASSR, encoded by the coding sequence ATGGACGAACTCGACGAGGCCGCGACACAGCGAGACCTTCCCACCGGAATCGCGGCGGAACTAGCGGCGGCCGGATTCGGCGACGCGACCGAAATCGGCCGCGGCGGCTTCGGCGTCGTGTATTGCTGCTACGAATACGCACTCGAACGCTACGTCGCGGTCAAATTGCTCAGGTCCGAGGTCAGCGGCTCCGAGCGCGAGCAATTCCTCCGGGAACAGCGTGCATTAGGGCGGCTGTTCGGACACCCCGATATCCTCCAGGTGCTGCAGGTCGACATCACCGCCACCGGCCGCCCCTATATCGTCATGCCGTTCTACGCGTGCGGCTCGCTCGAGACCGTGCTGCGGGATTCGGGACCGCTGCGGTGGTCGGAGGTGCTTTCGATCGGCGTCAAGATGGCCGCAGCGCTGGCCGCCGCCCATGCGATCGGCATCGTGCATCGCGACGTGAAGCCCGGCAATATTCTGCTCACCGATTACGGCGAACCCCAGCTCGCCGACTTCGGCATCGCACAATTCGGCGACGGCACCACATCATCCCTGCGCATCGTCCAGGGCACGCCCGCATTCACCGCACCGGAGGTGCTCGGCGGCGCGACGCCCAACCCGATCTCGGATATCTACGGCCTCGGCGCTACCTTGCACTGCCTGCTGGCCGGGCAAGCCGCATTCGCACGCCGCACCGGTGAACAACTGGAAGTGCAACTTGCCCGGATCGCCACCGCCGCCGCACCCACGCTGCGCGATCAGCACATTCCCGCGGCGGTGTGCGCGGCCATCGAGGCGGCCATGGCGGCGAAGCCGGCCGACCGGCCGAAGTCGGCGATCGAGTTCGGGGAAATGCTGCGGCGGGTCCAACATGAGACCGGCCAGGCGGTGGACGCTCTGGCATTGCCGCCGACAGTCATCGAATCCGGTTCGCCCACAGCGGTTCCCGTGGCCTCGCACACCCCGGATGTGGCCACACCACCCCCGCCGCCCAGCACGGCAATGAAATTCCGTCCGCCTGCCGCACCCCATACGATGATCGCGCGCACGCGGCTGCTCACGCTATTGCGTGACGGCGGCGACCGGCGCCTGACGCTGATCCACGGACCAGCCGGATTCGGCAAAACCACCCTGGCGCTGCAATGGGCCACAGCGCTGGCGGCCGAGGATGTCCCGGTGGCATGGCTGACAGCCGACCCTGACGACGACAATATCGCCTGGTTTCTCTCCCACCTGGTCGAGGCAATCCGCCGCGTCGCTCCGGAGCTGGCGCGTGAACTCGGCACGCTATTGGATGAACGATCTTCCGACACTGCAAGATACGTGCTGTCCGCGCTGATCGACGAAATCCACTCGGGTGGACAGGCGATGGTGCTCGTGATCGATGACTGGCACCGGGTTCACGGCGAAACCACGTGTGCCGCACTGGATTATCTGCTGGAGCACGGTTGCCATCACCTGCGGCTTGTCATCGCCAGCCGGACCCGGGCGTGTCTGCCGCTGAGTCGGATGCTGGTGCGCGACGAACTGGTCGAAATCGACGTCGCGGAGCTGCGTTTCGACCCTCACGAAACGGGTGCTTTCCTGGTCGACTCCGGTGGGTTGTCGTTGTCCACCGACGATGTGAACCGCCTGCAGGAAACGACCGAAGGCTGGCCTGCCGCACTGCAATTGGCTTCGCTGTCGTTGCGCGGCCACGATCATCCCGCCGCATTCATCAACCAACTGACCGGCCGCCACCGGGCACTCGCCGACTATCTCGCCGAGAACGTGCTCGACTCACTCGAGCCACCGCTGCTGGATTTCCTGCTGGCAACGGCGATCACGGAGCGAGTGTGCGCCGATCTCGCGGTCCGGCTGACGGACCGATCCGACAGCCAGGAACTACTCGAAGAGATAGCCGACCGAAATCTGTTCCTGCGCCGCCTCGACGAAGAGGACCAGTGGTTCCAATACCACCACCTGTTCGCCGACTACCTGCGGCGTCGACTGGTCCGCCGTGATCCCACACGCTTGACACAACTGCACCGCCGTGCGGCCGAGTGGTGCGATGACCACGAGATCGTCCCCGCCGCAGTCGATCACGCACTGGCCGCCGACGATCCGGACTACGCCGCGGATCTGGTCGAACGACGGGCCATGGACCTCATCGAAGGCTCCCGTATGGCGACGTTCCTCGGCTTGCTCACGAAACTGCCGCAACGCCTGGCGGAGTCGCGGCCGAGGCTACAGATCTGCCGAGCCTGGGCCAACGTCGGGCTACAGCGCTCCGAACAGGTTCGGCTGGCGCTGGAGCAAGTAGACGCCGCACTCGACGCCGGTGCGGCGACCGGTACCGAGGCGACCAAGCTGCGGATCGAGGCGGAAACGGTCGCGGGCGCAGCACAATTCGTCACCGACCGATTCGATGGTCTGCCAGACCTCCTGGCCCGGCATCTCGAGGACGCCGACACCCCGTTCACCGCCATCAACGCGGCGAATCTCGCGTCCGTCGATGCGCTCAACCGTTTCGACTTCACCGAGGCCCGCCGCTGGCAGCAATGGGCAGCCCCATATCACCGTCGTAGCAAAGGTCCGTTCGGGGTGATGTACGGCAGGTGCGTCGCAGGTCTCGCAGCGCTCGAAGAGCTCGACATCGCCTCCGCCGAAGAGCATTTCGATGCCGCCATCACCCACACGCGACGCGGCCGCTCGCAAACCTACGGTTCACGGATGTCCGGCGCCCTACTCGGCTCCATACGCTACGAGCAGGACCGCCTCGACGAAGCCGAGCAACTACTCGATTCGAGCGCTGATCTCGGCCGCCACGGTGGCGCGGTCTGGTTCCTGCTCGCCAGCTTCGGTACCGGCGCACGCATCAAAGCGATACGCGGCGACCTCGCCGCCGCCGAACAACGCCTGACCGAGGGGGCGGCAATCGCCGAGAACGAGTCACTGCCGCGCTTGGCCGCTCGCATGGTCAACGAACGCATCCGGCTGGGCCTACCGGTTCCACCTGAGGCTCGCGACGCACTCCGGCAGCTGCCGCTATACCGCAAGCAGGACACAATGATTCACGCCGGCATCGCCGAACTGGAACAGGACTCCGCGATCCGGCTCCTGCTTGCCGACCACTTGGCTGATGAAGCCTGTAATCGCGCCGACCAGATGGTGCGCGAGATCGAAACTCAGCATCGACCAAGAGCATTCGTCCAAGCGCAACTGTTGCGGGCGGGTTGCCTGTGGACCGCGGGACGCCGCCAGAACGCCAAGGAGGCCGCGCTACCCGCGTTGATGCTGTGCGCTGAACAAGGCCTCGTCCGAACCGTCGTCGATGCTGCACCACACATTTCGGAGATCCTGACCGAACTGGAACACGACGATGCACCACGGATAGTACTGGAACTTCTCCAGGCCGCCGCGAACTCGTCAGCCTCGAGCCGATGA
- a CDS encoding DUF4158 domain-containing protein: protein MRQEWSAEDLIGSWTLIGGDWQLVKNKAGATRLGFGLLLKFFELEARFPRGPEEVPAAAVAYMSEQLKVDPAEFDAFPWSGRSAKYHREQIRAAFGFREFNVGDEAKLTGWLAAEVCPVELREEQLRQAVLVRCRAERIEPTTPGWIDRLIGSARSTFEKRFCERTVSRLSELSIDRLNNLIAVVRHRWSVAGICWRS from the coding sequence GTGCGTCAGGAGTGGTCGGCCGAAGATCTGATCGGGTCGTGGACGCTGATCGGCGGCGACTGGCAGTTGGTGAAGAACAAGGCTGGGGCCACGCGGTTGGGCTTCGGGCTGTTGCTGAAGTTTTTCGAGCTGGAGGCTCGGTTTCCTCGTGGTCCGGAGGAGGTTCCGGCTGCGGCGGTCGCCTACATGTCGGAGCAGTTGAAGGTCGATCCTGCCGAGTTCGACGCCTTCCCGTGGTCGGGCCGGTCGGCCAAGTATCACCGTGAGCAGATCCGGGCAGCGTTCGGCTTCCGCGAGTTCAACGTCGGCGATGAGGCCAAGCTGACCGGCTGGCTGGCCGCGGAGGTGTGCCCGGTCGAGCTGCGCGAGGAGCAGCTGCGTCAGGCCGTGCTGGTGCGGTGCCGTGCCGAGCGGATCGAGCCGACGACACCAGGCTGGATCGACCGGCTGATCGGTTCGGCGCGCTCGACGTTCGAAAAACGGTTCTGCGAGCGTACCGTGTCACGGCTGAGTGAGTTGTCGATCGACCGGTTGAACAACCTGATCGCGGTCGTGCGGCACCGTTGGTCGGTGGCCGGAATCTGTTGGCGGAGTTGA
- a CDS encoding helix-turn-helix domain-containing protein has protein sequence MQQPNPNPADGPGAADKLDDDDYPAYSMGRAAEILGVTQAFLRGLDTAELLTPQRSAGGHRRYSRYQLRIAGRVRELVDAGNALEAACRIVILEDQLAEAQRLNIDLQHTLDQRTDPD, from the coding sequence GTGCAGCAACCGAACCCGAATCCGGCCGACGGTCCCGGCGCCGCGGACAAACTCGATGACGATGATTACCCGGCCTACAGCATGGGACGCGCCGCGGAGATACTCGGTGTCACCCAAGCGTTTCTGCGCGGCCTCGACACCGCCGAACTTTTGACCCCGCAACGTTCGGCGGGTGGGCACCGGCGCTACTCGCGCTACCAGTTGCGTATCGCCGGGCGAGTGCGCGAGCTCGTCGATGCCGGTAACGCCCTCGAGGCGGCGTGCCGCATCGTGATCCTCGAAGACCAGCTCGCCGAGGCCCAACGCCTCAACATCGACCTGCAGCACACCCTCGACCAGCGCACCGACCCCGACTGA
- a CDS encoding ATP-binding protein, with product MVMTTPVLDDLHCDVDRSVAMDLDLDLIAPARARAMVRELLAPLSEIVVIDAIQVFDELAANARRHGRAPRRARVSLRADRPLLRIEVEDTGPGVPHLRTPDGTGGRGMILIDRLATAWAYTRYHGHKTVWAEIAVDRHRHPA from the coding sequence ATGGTCATGACGACACCGGTGCTCGATGATCTGCACTGCGACGTGGACCGCAGCGTTGCGATGGATCTCGATCTCGACCTGATCGCGCCCGCGCGGGCGCGGGCGATGGTGCGCGAGTTGCTGGCGCCGCTGTCGGAGATAGTGGTCATCGACGCGATCCAAGTGTTCGACGAGCTGGCCGCCAACGCCCGCCGCCACGGACGGGCACCACGGCGAGCCCGGGTATCACTGCGTGCGGACCGGCCGTTGTTGCGCATAGAAGTAGAAGACACCGGCCCCGGTGTCCCCCATCTGCGCACCCCGGACGGTACCGGCGGGCGCGGCATGATCCTGATCGACCGACTCGCCACAGCATGGGCCTACACCCGCTACCACGGACACAAGACCGTGTGGGCCGAGATCGCTGTGGACCGGCACCGACATCCAGCGTGA
- a CDS encoding TetR/AcrR family transcriptional regulator has protein sequence MRATTDAASTQPPRRGRPPKAQAQLSRTAIRDAALAVIDAEGIGAVSMRSVSRTLGVDAKSLYHHVDGKDDLLDTVAEYILEQLRMPESTESIEADLRALAYEFRRVTLAHPEAATLVLTRQLASLAGLAPIEAVLTVLRRTGRTPEEAVHLLRTVLATLVGTLLREVSAGPTFGTDDADGIGERRHALEASGLPQVALAAPHLARFDREREFEYTVDLIVDVITSHRSAVD, from the coding sequence ATGCGGGCCACGACCGATGCAGCATCGACCCAGCCGCCGCGCCGCGGACGGCCACCGAAAGCGCAGGCGCAGCTCTCGCGCACGGCGATACGAGACGCCGCGCTAGCGGTGATCGACGCCGAGGGGATCGGCGCGGTGAGCATGAGATCCGTCAGCCGCACATTGGGCGTGGACGCCAAGAGCCTGTATCACCACGTCGACGGCAAAGACGACCTGCTCGACACCGTCGCCGAATACATCCTCGAGCAACTCCGGATGCCCGAGTCGACGGAATCGATCGAAGCCGACCTGCGCGCGCTGGCATACGAATTCCGCCGTGTCACTCTCGCGCACCCGGAAGCGGCGACCCTGGTCCTGACGCGTCAGCTCGCATCACTCGCCGGACTCGCCCCGATCGAAGCCGTCCTCACTGTGCTCCGCCGAACCGGGCGAACCCCCGAAGAAGCAGTCCACCTACTTCGCACCGTCCTGGCCACCCTGGTCGGAACACTGCTCCGCGAAGTCTCCGCCGGACCGACATTCGGCACCGATGACGCCGACGGAATCGGCGAACGCAGGCACGCGCTCGAAGCATCCGGGCTGCCACAAGTCGCCCTCGCCGCACCCCACTTGGCGCGCTTCGACCGCGAACGCGAGTTCGAGTACACCGTCGATCTCATCGTCGATGTCATCACTTCTCACCGCAGCGCCGTCGACTGA
- a CDS encoding Tn3 family transposase — translation MAELKSDPGKVTLDLLDVLKDADFTAEFTSVASREVIDRATLRKRLLLDLFALGTNMGIRAIVNTGEQQESEAALRHVRPHFITRDNLRRATTKLVNATFAARDPNWWGTGTSCASDSKKFGSWESNLMTQYHQCYGGYGVMIYWLVEHRNVRIYSQLKSCSSSEVAAMIEGLLRHRTAAEIEANYVDTHLVGDTERRALSPLFWSNINPYGRSQLDMDTRLDLTRERAAG, via the coding sequence TTGGCGGAGTTGAAGTCCGATCCGGGTAAGGTCACGCTGGATCTTCTCGATGTGCTCAAGGACGCCGATTTCACCGCCGAGTTCACCTCGGTGGCATCGCGGGAGGTCATCGACCGCGCCACCCTGCGTAAACGGCTGTTGCTGGACCTGTTCGCGCTCGGGACGAACATGGGGATCCGGGCGATCGTGAACACCGGTGAGCAGCAGGAGTCCGAAGCGGCGTTGCGGCATGTGCGGCCGCACTTCATTACCCGCGACAACTTGCGGCGCGCGACCACGAAGCTGGTCAACGCGACCTTCGCCGCGCGGGATCCGAACTGGTGGGGTACGGGCACCTCGTGCGCGTCGGATTCGAAGAAGTTCGGGTCGTGGGAGTCGAACCTGATGACCCAGTACCACCAGTGCTACGGCGGGTACGGGGTGATGATCTACTGGCTCGTCGAGCACCGCAACGTGCGCATCTACTCCCAGCTCAAATCCTGCTCCAGCTCGGAGGTGGCGGCGATGATCGAGGGATTGCTGCGGCACCGCACCGCCGCGGAGATCGAAGCGAACTACGTCGACACGCATCTGGTCGGCGACACCGAGCGCCGGGCGCTCTCGCCGCTGTTCTGGTCCAACATCAACCCCTACGGCCGGTCCCAGCTCGACATGGACACCCGGCTGGACCTCACCCGTGAACGTGCCGCGGGCTGA
- a CDS encoding nuclear transport factor 2 family protein, with protein sequence MSTDTLIADRIEIADLFTRFARLLDEVRYEDVDTVFTDDVEVHSPRIQVRGIDKVTDFMRQSQVEGELTQHTTTDLLVKLDGDQAAASANSLVYYYRDGQPPHQTGGLRLAGTAVRTSAGWRLREARIMLAWMRKD encoded by the coding sequence ATGTCCACGGATACTCTGATCGCCGACCGTATCGAAATCGCCGACCTGTTCACCCGCTTCGCTCGCCTGCTCGACGAGGTTCGGTACGAGGATGTCGACACCGTCTTCACCGACGATGTGGAGGTCCACTCGCCGCGAATCCAAGTCCGCGGCATCGACAAGGTCACCGACTTCATGCGGCAGTCTCAGGTCGAGGGCGAACTCACTCAGCACACGACGACTGATCTGCTGGTGAAGCTCGACGGCGACCAAGCGGCGGCCTCGGCGAACTCGCTCGTGTACTACTACCGAGACGGTCAACCGCCCCACCAAACCGGCGGCCTGCGACTGGCCGGCACCGCAGTGCGGACCTCGGCGGGCTGGCGACTCCGCGAAGCCCGCATCATGCTCGCCTGGATGCGCAAGGACTGA